Proteins from a genomic interval of Blastocatellia bacterium:
- a CDS encoding acetyl-CoA carboxylase carboxyltransferase subunit alpha, with product MNDTETLSLEKELQKLEQQINELLKNRSEQNLSTELKAEIDVLRSRIDELQQKIHSRLSPMDRVRNARHQDRPYTLDFAHLVFENFQEIHGDRRYADDSALVCGFAQFLGEPVMIIGHQKANLKSRKTEDRKMRNFGMPKPEGYRKALRVMKLAEKFNRPIFCFIDTPGAYPGIEAEERGQAEAIARNLIEMARIRVPIIITVTGEGGSGGALAIGVGDIVYILENAVYSVISPEGCAAILWKDSAKADKAAESMKITAQDLKALGIIDEIIPEPKGGAHKDYETMANILKERLAIALASIRELPITEMLERRYEKFRSMGAFEERFL from the coding sequence ATGAACGATACAGAAACTTTAAGCTTAGAAAAAGAACTACAAAAACTAGAGCAACAAATTAATGAATTGCTAAAAAACCGTTCTGAGCAGAATTTATCTACAGAACTAAAAGCAGAAATTGATGTTTTACGCTCTAGGATTGATGAGCTACAACAAAAAATCCATTCACGCCTTAGCCCTATGGATAGAGTGCGAAATGCTCGACATCAGGATAGGCCCTACACTTTAGACTTTGCTCATTTGGTTTTTGAAAACTTTCAAGAAATTCATGGCGACCGACGTTATGCAGACGATTCAGCGTTGGTATGTGGATTTGCTCAATTTTTAGGTGAACCAGTGATGATTATTGGACACCAAAAAGCAAATCTTAAAAGTCGTAAAACCGAAGATCGCAAGATGCGTAATTTTGGTATGCCAAAACCAGAAGGTTATCGTAAAGCCTTGCGGGTGATGAAGTTAGCTGAAAAGTTTAACCGTCCAATTTTTTGTTTTATTGACACACCAGGTGCTTATCCAGGCATTGAAGCAGAAGAACGAGGACAAGCCGAAGCTATAGCAAGAAATTTAATTGAAATGGCTAGAATTCGTGTTCCAATAATCATTACTGTCACTGGGGAAGGTGGTTCTGGAGGGGCATTAGCTATAGGTGTTGGTGATATAGTTTATATTTTAGAAAATGCTGTTTATTCTGTAATTTCTCCAGAAGGTTGTGCTGCAATTTTATGGAAAGACTCAGCTAAAGCAGATAAAGCGGCTGAAAGTATGAAGATAACAGCACAGGATCTAAAAGCTTTAGGTATTATAGATGAAATAATTCCTGAACCTAAAGGCGGCGCACATAAAGACTATGAAACAATGGCAAATATATTAAAAGAGCGTCTTGCTATTGCTTTAGCAAGTATTCGTGAACTACCTATCACAGAAATGCTAGAGCGTCGTTATGAAAAATTCCGCTCTATGGGTGCTTTTGAAGAAAGATTTTTATAA
- the yhdJ gene encoding adenine-specific DNA-methyltransferase has protein sequence MDKFIKQVKETVAIYNGDCFDCLGDLKNESIDLIFADPPYNIGKIFGDFIDSWPSDKHYAEWCYKWLELCIKKLKPNGSLYVMTSTQAMPYIDLWLRERLTILSRIVWHYDSSGVQAKKHFGSLYEPILFCVKDPKNYTFNATDIEVEAKTGATRKLIDYRKEIPTQYKTTKVPGNTWYIPRVRYRMLEYENHPSQKPEALLERIIKASSNPKDIVLDPFAGTFTTCAVAQRFDRKSIGIELQSEYFKIGLRRLSISSHFNGEELKPLEKNFIRKSSNLSIELKQDSLFDV, from the coding sequence ATGGATAAGTTTATAAAACAAGTAAAAGAAACAGTTGCTATTTACAATGGAGACTGTTTTGATTGTCTTGGAGATCTAAAAAACGAGTCTATAGACCTTATCTTTGCTGATCCTCCTTACAACATCGGAAAAATTTTTGGTGATTTTATTGATAGTTGGCCGTCTGATAAACATTATGCTGAATGGTGTTACAAATGGTTAGAACTTTGCATTAAAAAGTTAAAACCTAATGGTAGTCTTTACGTAATGACTAGCACACAAGCAATGCCATATATTGATTTATGGTTGCGCGAAAGATTAACGATTCTTTCACGCATTGTTTGGCATTATGATAGTTCAGGGGTTCAAGCAAAAAAACACTTTGGTTCATTGTATGAGCCAATTCTTTTTTGTGTAAAAGATCCCAAAAACTATACTTTTAATGCTACAGATATAGAGGTTGAAGCAAAAACAGGCGCCACACGCAAGCTTATTGATTATAGAAAAGAAATACCTACCCAATATAAAACTACTAAGGTACCAGGCAATACATGGTATATACCTAGAGTACGATACCGAATGTTAGAATATGAAAATCATCCAAGCCAAAAACCAGAAGCTCTTTTAGAGAGAATTATTAAGGCTAGCAGTAACCCAAAAGATATTGTACTTGATCCATTTGCAGGGACTTTTACAACTTGTGCTGTTGCACAAAGATTTGATCGTAAATCCATTGGCATTGAGTTGCAATCTGAATATTTTAAGATTGGATTACGAAGACTTAGTATTTCTAGCCATTTTAATGGGGAAGAACTGAAACCTTTAGAAAAAAATTTTATAAGAAAAAGTAGTAACCTTTCTATAGAACTAAAACAAGACAGCCTTTTTGATGTATAA
- a CDS encoding restriction endonuclease, translated as MYKFEITNHTFTSVILGILEVHFGDYAKDVFEASPLLGYLNNKTKAANRGSKARGAFANHYALYVVIEDYINNGFFYEKTKLSYSKYEGAKFSDLFRRQRELPFGRKLQNHALNARLNDEFKKFYPTLGKQPIVRDVEKQRYWIQEDLLKVKIRKKDGEDFTYNIAKAVINIIESYIATKKAAFENFLEVCKKIVDFGEEKADKAMEFIVEQLNPDVDARIFEIVSYAVLKAMYEQQTIWIGNEKETVVEKALTLYKTGRTNANDGGIDFVMKPIGRFFQVTETTDVSKYFLDIDKVQKFPITFVIKSDETTNKICEQIKIQAMAKYKIESVVESYMQAIEEIINIQSLVSIFMEIVKSGKIEKVMNEIVVQSKLEFNYNEEV; from the coding sequence ATGTATAAATTTGAAATTACTAATCACACATTTACATCTGTTATTCTTGGTATTCTTGAAGTGCATTTTGGGGATTATGCTAAAGATGTATTTGAGGCAAGCCCTTTACTTGGATATTTAAACAATAAAACAAAAGCTGCAAATCGAGGCTCAAAAGCGCGAGGAGCTTTTGCAAATCATTATGCTTTATATGTTGTGATTGAAGATTATATAAATAATGGCTTTTTTTATGAAAAAACAAAACTTTCATACTCAAAATATGAAGGGGCAAAATTCTCTGATTTATTTCGTAGACAAAGAGAATTACCTTTTGGTAGAAAGCTACAAAACCATGCTCTAAATGCCCGCTTAAATGATGAATTTAAGAAATTTTATCCTACACTGGGCAAACAACCTATAGTTCGTGATGTTGAAAAACAAAGATATTGGATTCAAGAAGATTTGCTAAAAGTAAAAATTAGAAAAAAAGATGGTGAAGACTTTACTTACAACATAGCAAAAGCGGTTATTAACATAATTGAATCTTATATAGCCACAAAAAAAGCTGCATTTGAAAACTTTCTTGAAGTATGTAAAAAAATAGTAGATTTTGGAGAAGAAAAAGCTGATAAGGCAATGGAGTTTATTGTAGAGCAATTAAACCCAGATGTAGATGCAAGAATTTTTGAAATTGTTAGTTATGCTGTACTTAAAGCTATGTATGAACAACAAACAATTTGGATTGGAAATGAAAAAGAGACAGTTGTTGAAAAAGCATTAACTTTATATAAAACAGGAAGGACAAATGCTAATGATGGGGGGATAGATTTTGTTATGAAGCCCATAGGTAGGTTTTTCCAAGTCACTGAAACAACAGATGTAAGCAAATATTTTTTGGACATTGACAAAGTGCAAAAGTTTCCTATCACTTTTGTTATTAAATCAGATGAAACAACTAATAAAATTTGTGAACAAATTAAAATTCAAGCAATGGCAAAATACAAGATCGAGTCTGTAGTAGAATCTTATATGCAGGCTATTGAAGAAATAATTAACATTCAAAGCTTGGTCAGTATTTTTATGGAAATTGTGAAAAGTGGAAAAATTGAAAAAGTAATGAACGAAATCGTGGTTCAAAGCAAACTCGAATTTAATTACAATGAGGAAGTCTAA
- a CDS encoding PDZ domain-containing protein, with translation MFKSTKLGLTLALSLILGLQTATTAQTDKKKEELDNSRSKITMVFGGKRLGIIAGRLSKERAQELNLGEKRAVLVKEVLKDSAADRAGLKAGDVIVELDGKAIESYQDLRRKLQEVEFGKSTSLRIIRGSNSQLLSFTLDKSLEKDFYAFSYGRGEEHRKALEKAGEVRKKALEQSHEAIEKYKKEFEKARAEGKTDKFFFAFGRGRLGVSVQELTDQLGKYFGVEKEQGVLVSNVSENSPASKAGLQAGDVIVEINGNVIRNSRDLRKEVSKIESGEARLIVIRNRQKIELRANLEARPEPGENFNFYFPAEPQALVELEDFAIPPIPPIPPIPPIELKELKDLPEIHIPDFNFDFDENFVGDLDIYL, from the coding sequence ATGTTTAAGTCCACAAAACTAGGACTAACCTTAGCACTTTCTTTAATACTTGGATTACAAACTGCAACAACAGCACAAACTGATAAGAAAAAAGAAGAATTAGACAACTCTAGATCAAAAATAACAATGGTATTTGGAGGCAAACGCTTAGGAATTATTGCTGGCCGTTTATCTAAAGAACGCGCTCAAGAACTAAACCTTGGTGAAAAACGTGCTGTTTTAGTTAAAGAGGTACTAAAAGATAGCGCAGCAGATCGCGCTGGACTAAAAGCTGGAGATGTAATTGTAGAACTTGATGGTAAAGCTATTGAATCTTATCAAGACCTGCGAAGAAAATTACAAGAAGTAGAATTTGGTAAATCTACATCTTTACGTATTATTCGAGGTAGTAATTCTCAACTGTTAAGTTTTACTTTAGATAAATCCTTAGAAAAAGACTTTTATGCTTTCTCATATGGTCGAGGTGAAGAACATAGAAAAGCTCTTGAAAAAGCAGGGGAAGTTCGCAAAAAAGCTTTAGAACAGTCCCACGAAGCCATAGAAAAATACAAAAAAGAATTTGAAAAAGCCCGTGCAGAAGGTAAAACTGACAAATTCTTTTTTGCTTTTGGGCGTGGTCGTTTAGGTGTTAGCGTTCAAGAACTCACTGATCAATTAGGCAAATATTTTGGAGTAGAAAAAGAGCAAGGAGTTTTAGTTTCTAATGTTTCAGAAAATAGCCCAGCATCTAAAGCAGGTCTTCAAGCAGGTGATGTAATTGTTGAAATTAATGGAAATGTAATTAGAAATAGTCGTGATTTACGTAAAGAAGTAAGTAAGATTGAGTCTGGAGAAGCACGATTAATAGTTATACGTAATCGACAAAAGATAGAATTGAGAGCCAATTTAGAAGCTAGACCTGAACCAGGAGAAAATTTTAATTTCTATTTTCCTGCTGAACCACAAGCTTTAGTAGAGTTGGAAGATTTTGCTATTCCACCTATTCCACCTATTCCACCTATTCCACCTATTGAATTAAAAGAACTAAAAGATTTACCTGAGATCCACATCCCTGATTTTAATTTTGACTTTGACGAAAACTTTGTTGGAGATCTTGATATTTATCTTTAA
- a CDS encoding response regulator gives METKIKILHLEDNPNDAELVKEILDSEGVKFEILQVSNRESYVKAVQTQKFDLIFSDYSIPSFSGAKALEIAKEKTPDTPFIYISGTIGEDAAIEGFKNGATDYVLKNRLSKLIPSVFRALREKQERTQRKMAEVEIHRQATLINIVPDAIQELDLEGNILFWSKGSERLYGWTAEETLGRNIKDITFKKEPSLFSTTTKNVLEKGEWFGELKQVNKVNREIIVESRQALIKGEPSFLQTLLVVNTDITEKKKLEAQFLRAQRMECIGALASGIAHDLNNVLAPIMMFIQILKKRLPDERSQKLLNMLEDSSQRGADLVKQVLSFGRGLESQRIAIQISHLVSEVEKVIRETFPKNINPLISIKKDIWSVLADTTQIHQVLMNLCVNARDAMPNGGTLSISIDNLFIDENYAQISEEAKVGPHVVIEIADTGEGMSIETMSKIYEPFFTTKEIGKGTGLGLPTVISIVKAHDGFITLESKIKYGTKFKIHLPASEVKEVSVAEKEPYDLFAGQGEMILVVDDEISVREITKATLEASNYEVLTANDGTEAIANYLQEKERISLVITDNIMPFMDGLTTIKALRKIDPTIKVILASGVSTINVVNDEAYNINGVLQKPYTTEKLLKLVKEVLSQ, from the coding sequence ATGGAAACAAAAATTAAAATACTACACCTAGAAGATAACCCTAATGATGCAGAATTAGTTAAAGAGATACTAGATTCTGAAGGCGTAAAGTTTGAAATCCTACAGGTTAGCAATCGGGAATCATATGTTAAAGCTGTTCAAACACAAAAGTTTGATCTGATTTTTTCAGATTATTCTATACCTTCATTTAGTGGAGCAAAAGCTTTAGAAATAGCAAAAGAAAAAACCCCTGATACCCCATTTATTTATATTTCTGGGACAATTGGAGAAGATGCAGCAATAGAAGGTTTTAAGAATGGTGCAACTGATTATGTACTTAAAAACCGGCTTTCAAAACTTATTCCTTCTGTCTTTCGTGCCTTACGGGAAAAACAAGAGCGTACTCAACGTAAAATGGCAGAAGTAGAAATTCATAGGCAAGCAACTTTAATTAATATTGTTCCTGATGCAATTCAAGAACTAGATTTAGAAGGTAATATTTTGTTTTGGAGTAAGGGATCAGAACGTCTTTATGGGTGGACGGCTGAAGAAACCCTTGGTAGAAATATTAAAGATATAACTTTTAAGAAAGAGCCTTCCCTTTTTTCTACCACTACTAAAAATGTTCTTGAAAAAGGAGAATGGTTTGGGGAATTAAAACAAGTTAATAAAGTTAATAGAGAAATTATTGTAGAAAGTCGTCAAGCTTTAATTAAAGGTGAACCTAGTTTCTTACAAACATTACTAGTAGTTAATACAGATATTACAGAGAAAAAAAAGTTAGAAGCACAATTTTTACGGGCCCAAAGAATGGAATGTATTGGAGCTTTAGCAAGTGGTATTGCTCATGACTTAAATAATGTTCTTGCTCCAATAATGATGTTTATCCAAATATTAAAAAAACGTCTTCCAGATGAGAGAAGCCAAAAACTACTTAATATGTTGGAAGATAGTTCTCAAAGAGGTGCTGATTTAGTTAAACAGGTACTTTCTTTTGGACGTGGGCTAGAAAGTCAAAGAATAGCAATACAAATTAGCCATTTAGTCTCAGAAGTTGAGAAAGTTATTAGAGAAACTTTCCCTAAAAATATCAACCCATTAATTAGTATAAAAAAAGATATTTGGAGTGTTTTAGCTGATACTACACAAATTCACCAGGTTTTAATGAATCTCTGTGTTAATGCTCGCGATGCTATGCCTAATGGAGGTACTCTATCTATTAGTATAGATAATTTATTTATTGATGAAAATTATGCTCAAATTAGCGAGGAAGCAAAAGTTGGCCCACATGTTGTTATAGAAATTGCTGACACTGGCGAAGGTATGTCAATTGAAACAATGTCAAAAATATATGAACCATTTTTTACCACCAAAGAAATAGGTAAAGGAACAGGTTTAGGTCTGCCTACAGTAATAAGTATAGTTAAAGCTCACGATGGATTTATTACGCTAGAGAGTAAAATTAAATATGGAACTAAGTTTAAGATCCATTTACCTGCATCAGAAGTAAAAGAAGTCTCAGTTGCAGAAAAAGAGCCTTATGATTTATTTGCTGGTCAAGGAGAAATGATATTAGTTGTTGATGATGAAATTTCTGTTAGAGAAATCACCAAAGCTACTTTAGAAGCCAGCAATTATGAGGTTTTAACTGCAAATGATGGAACAGAAGCCATTGCAAATTATTTACAAGAAAAAGAAAGAATCTCTTTAGTAATTACAGATAATATTATGCCTTTTATGGATGGACTTACTACAATAAAAGCTCTAAGAAAAATAGATCCCACTATTAAAGTAATTCTTGCTAGTGGTGTTAGTACAATAAATGTAGTAAATGATGAAGCTTATAATATCAATGGAGTGCTACAAAAACCTTATACTACAGAAAAATTACTAAAACTTGTTAAAGAGGTACTAAGCCAATAA